A genomic window from Chloroflexota bacterium includes:
- the hisG gene encoding ATP phosphoribosyltransferase, with protein MQVKLALPKGRLLRPTGTILQESGLELSGYDEQSRSYRPQCTNFPDLFLKIFNERDIPIQVAVGNYDLGICGQDWVEELLSKYGSSAVVKVKDLGYGKRDLCVAAGRAARITSIDDLKTRTETIRIATEYPNMAELFALNLRLRRFSIFPLWGGAEIYPPESADLALISLTPDTLLNYGLLPLTSILCSSTFLIAHRRSWESKDMGFLLDRLCTAAKMEEPGSEGSKRVVDSTKKPSSLPTQQDSALWLALPDGHQQEPTLEFLEKAGIKVSYCAQEPRRPSINLEGVCIKVIRPQDMPLQVANGNFDLAITGEDWLYDHLYRFPSSPAKKILSLGYGKVRIVSVVSKKLPFNSPEDFRVPLRKQSLSTLRIASEYINIADRYARDNHLSPYRLLPTWGASEAFLPEDADMLIENTQTGRTIAQHNLKIIDTLFESSACLIGSARTVSNESRQKRIDKFIEILRQTVEKN; from the coding sequence ATGCAAGTAAAACTAGCCCTTCCTAAGGGCCGCCTCCTGCGCCCAACCGGCACTATACTCCAAGAATCAGGTCTGGAGCTTAGCGGCTACGATGAACAGTCCCGCTCCTACAGGCCCCAGTGTACCAACTTCCCTGACCTCTTCTTGAAGATATTCAATGAAAGGGACATACCCATTCAGGTAGCGGTCGGAAACTACGATCTGGGAATCTGCGGCCAGGATTGGGTGGAAGAACTCCTGTCTAAATACGGCAGCAGTGCTGTAGTCAAGGTGAAAGATCTGGGATACGGCAAAAGAGATTTGTGTGTAGCCGCCGGCAGGGCCGCCCGAATAACATCGATCGATGACCTGAAGACGAGGACAGAAACAATACGTATAGCAACAGAGTACCCTAACATGGCCGAATTGTTCGCTCTGAACCTGAGGCTGAGGAGATTCAGCATTTTCCCTCTCTGGGGAGGGGCCGAAATCTATCCCCCGGAAAGCGCTGATCTGGCTTTAATCTCTCTGACGCCGGATACCCTCCTTAACTATGGCTTACTTCCTTTGACCTCCATTCTTTGCTCAAGCACCTTCTTGATTGCTCACCGGCGCAGTTGGGAATCCAAGGACATGGGTTTCTTGCTTGATCGCCTATGCACCGCCGCCAAAATGGAGGAACCCGGGAGTGAAGGATCAAAGAGGGTAGTGGACAGTACAAAGAAGCCTTCTTCTCTCCCTACACAACAAGATTCTGCGTTGTGGTTAGCTCTCCCTGACGGGCACCAACAAGAACCGACTCTCGAATTCCTGGAAAAAGCGGGCATTAAAGTCTCCTATTGTGCTCAAGAGCCGCGTCGCCCGAGTATCAATCTAGAGGGAGTCTGCATAAAGGTCATTCGACCCCAGGATATGCCCCTGCAGGTCGCCAATGGGAATTTCGATCTGGCTATCACCGGCGAAGACTGGCTCTATGACCACCTGTACAGATTCCCCTCCAGTCCAGCAAAGAAGATCCTGAGCTTAGGTTATGGTAAGGTAAGAATAGTCTCTGTAGTAAGTAAGAAGCTGCCATTCAACAGCCCCGAGGATTTCAGAGTACCATTGAGAAAGCAAAGCCTCTCTACTCTGAGGATAGCCTCCGAGTATATCAACATTGCCGACAGGTATGCCCGGGACAACCATCTCAGCCCCTACCGGCTGCTCCCCACATGGGGAGCAAGTGAGGCCTTCCTGCCTGAAGATGCAGACATGCTTATTGAGAATACACAGACCGGGCGCACTATAGCTCAACATAACCTCAAGATTATTGACACTCTCTTTGAGTCATCCGCATGCCTTATTGGAAGCGCACGCACCGTCAGCAACGAATCCAGGCAAAAGAGGATCGATAAATTCATCGAGATACTGCGTCAAACAGTAGAGAAGAATTAA